In Halorhabdus rudnickae, the following proteins share a genomic window:
- the nikR gene encoding nickel-responsive transcriptional regulator NikR has protein sequence MAEDLDRVSLTLPPDMTDQLDGIVEDWDYASRSEAARDALRDFFTTYEWERGDETRHYGTIVIAHEHDHDSDVAGRLQTIQHEYADVVTSVQHIHLSEDRCMETLVVDGTAGEIDELANRLRAIGGVKQVKVVVVGGDSGADGRAQTDHGHDHGHDGHGQPGHEH, from the coding sequence ATGGCCGAAGACCTCGATCGGGTAAGTCTGACGTTGCCGCCCGACATGACCGACCAACTCGACGGAATCGTCGAGGACTGGGACTACGCCAGTCGATCGGAAGCGGCCCGGGACGCACTTCGGGACTTCTTTACGACCTACGAGTGGGAACGGGGCGACGAGACGCGTCACTACGGGACGATCGTCATCGCTCACGAACACGACCACGACAGCGATGTCGCGGGACGCCTCCAGACCATCCAACACGAGTATGCCGATGTCGTCACGTCCGTCCAGCACATCCACCTCTCTGAGGACCGCTGCATGGAGACGCTCGTGGTCGACGGTACCGCCGGCGAGATTGATGAACTCGCCAATCGACTGCGGGCAATCGGGGGCGTCAAGCAGGTGAAAGTCGTCGTAGTCGGCGGCGATTCAGGAGCTGACGGACGCGCCCAGACCGATCACGGCCACGACCATGGACACGACGGCCACGGACAGCCCGGCCACGAACACTGA
- a CDS encoding NAD(P)/FAD-dependent oxidoreductase, with product MPVQPKVCVVGAGIAGAGAAYALREAADVTVFEAATVGGRMVAGHRNGCVYDYGANYVDPPDERVEERLRSVVGDALVETTDDVWIFDETGEVDEGRPNQGVKLSGRDGIDRIVRAFLDAGGATVREHTPVEHLIRTADGWRVTAGDDAAEYDAIVVTPPTWNLFADADWNADLREDLVAARKRQSYRTIDSVALHYPFELDRPYYALVNTDKEHAVGWLSRESCKPGHVLGEEAILIVQLSPAWSAGRPDATPAAAADAAAEHAAALLGDDRLAQPDWWDHERFRHALPGDRVNPALFEYALGHDLGLAGDWLAGTGRTHAALETGLDAGRRLAARN from the coding sequence ATGCCCGTGCAACCGAAGGTGTGTGTCGTCGGCGCCGGTATCGCGGGAGCAGGTGCGGCCTACGCCCTCCGGGAGGCAGCCGACGTGACAGTCTTCGAAGCCGCCACGGTCGGCGGGCGGATGGTAGCGGGTCACCGCAACGGCTGTGTCTACGATTATGGAGCCAACTACGTCGACCCGCCCGACGAGCGCGTCGAAGAACGCTTGCGTTCCGTTGTCGGTGACGCTCTCGTCGAGACGACGGACGACGTGTGGATATTCGACGAAACCGGCGAGGTCGACGAAGGCCGACCGAATCAGGGCGTCAAGCTGAGCGGCCGCGACGGGATCGACCGGATCGTCCGGGCGTTTCTCGACGCCGGCGGAGCAACCGTCCGGGAACACACGCCCGTCGAGCACCTCATCCGGACGGCCGACGGCTGGCGGGTCACTGCCGGCGACGACGCGGCCGAGTACGACGCAATCGTCGTCACGCCACCTACGTGGAACCTCTTCGCCGATGCGGACTGGAACGCCGACCTCCGAGAGGATCTCGTGGCCGCCCGAAAACGGCAGTCCTACCGGACGATCGATTCGGTGGCGCTACACTATCCCTTCGAACTCGATCGACCTTATTATGCGCTGGTCAATACGGACAAAGAACACGCCGTCGGCTGGCTTTCTCGGGAATCGTGCAAACCGGGTCACGTTCTCGGGGAGGAGGCAATACTGATCGTTCAACTGAGCCCAGCCTGGAGCGCGGGGCGACCGGACGCGACGCCTGCAGCGGCGGCCGATGCAGCGGCCGAACACGCGGCGGCGCTCCTCGGGGACGATCGGTTAGCCCAACCGGACTGGTGGGACCACGAGCGTTTCAGGCACGCTCTCCCCGGCGATCGGGTCAATCCAGCGCTGTTCGAGTACGCCCTCGGGCACGACCTCGGACTCGCCGGTGACTGGCTGGCGGGAACCGGCCGAACCCACGCGGCCCTCGAGACCGGATTGGACGCCGGGCGACGTCTCGCAGCGAGAAACTGA
- the moaA gene encoding GTP 3',8-cyclase MoaA: MLEDGFGRELTGLRVSLTDRCNFDCVYCHNEGLGDTRGPMAPAEEELSTEEVVRVLEVATDYGLEAVKFTGGEPMLRADLEEIVRRSPDELAISLTTNGTFLPDRAKGLSAAGLERVNVSQDALDPEDFATLTESGAYDRVLEGVEAALDAGLAPVKLNMVVFEHTAGYVPEMVEHVAANEGLRLQLIEYMPELAGRPEWAVDIDRVHGWLTEQAEAVTCREMHDRTRYWIGRQPGPPAAADGGLVEVVDPVGNREFCENCHRVRVTHDGYLKGCLNRNDDLRSLGDCSREAIEAALTDTVDRRVPYYGEYLIEDENGEWVRNPTYEGTEGDRAPYEYAESADSSQVADTGADSGSVESGQATTDGGGVPEETRR, from the coding sequence ATGCTGGAGGACGGCTTCGGTCGCGAACTCACCGGCCTGCGGGTATCGCTGACCGACCGGTGTAATTTCGACTGCGTCTACTGTCACAACGAAGGGCTGGGCGACACGCGCGGGCCGATGGCTCCCGCCGAGGAGGAACTCTCGACCGAGGAGGTCGTCCGCGTTCTCGAGGTCGCCACCGATTACGGCCTTGAAGCGGTAAAGTTCACTGGCGGCGAGCCGATGCTCCGGGCTGATTTAGAAGAAATCGTTCGTCGGTCGCCCGACGAGCTCGCGATCTCGCTGACGACCAACGGGACGTTCCTCCCCGACCGAGCCAAAGGCCTGTCAGCGGCTGGTCTCGAACGGGTCAACGTCTCACAGGATGCCCTCGATCCCGAGGACTTCGCGACACTGACCGAGTCTGGCGCCTACGATCGCGTGCTGGAGGGCGTCGAGGCTGCCCTCGATGCCGGTCTTGCGCCGGTGAAACTCAACATGGTCGTCTTCGAGCACACCGCGGGGTACGTCCCCGAGATGGTCGAGCACGTCGCCGCAAACGAGGGACTTCGCCTGCAACTCATCGAGTACATGCCCGAACTCGCCGGGCGGCCCGAGTGGGCGGTCGACATCGACCGCGTCCACGGCTGGCTGACCGAGCAGGCCGAGGCGGTCACCTGCCGGGAAATGCACGACCGGACGCGATACTGGATCGGTCGCCAGCCTGGGCCACCGGCAGCGGCCGACGGCGGGCTCGTCGAGGTCGTCGATCCCGTCGGGAATCGAGAGTTCTGTGAGAACTGCCATCGCGTCCGTGTCACTCACGACGGCTATCTCAAGGGCTGTCTCAACCGAAACGACGATCTACGGTCCCTCGGTGACTGCTCCAGGGAGGCTATCGAGGCCGCGCTCACGGATACTGTCGATCGACGGGTTCCCTACTACGGAGAATATCTGATCGAGGACGAAAACGGCGAGTGGGTTCGAAATCCTACCTACGAGGGAACTGAGGGGGATCGTGCGCCATACGAGTACGCCGAGAGTGCCGATAGTTCGCAAGTGGCGGATACTGGAGCGGATTCGGGTTCCGTGGAGAGCGGCCAAGCGACAACGGATGGTGGCGGAGTCCCAGAAGAAACGAGAAGGTGA
- a CDS encoding DUF6735 family protein: MSDRALVVASSEKGWHCGETAWHDDRIRPAASWHQGDTFVVPSFRSVVRGFDFARFEGIYRRSNGVWTAFLACWFAIEPWLQESVSDPRGDGALVAIRSARDAGALRTWLRAARDTVADAVRAGELSGADARERLLAGVRRRARGREVIAGCRSHE, encoded by the coding sequence GTGAGCGACCGCGCTCTCGTTGTGGCGTCCTCCGAGAAGGGGTGGCACTGCGGAGAGACGGCCTGGCACGACGATCGTATCCGGCCGGCAGCGAGTTGGCATCAGGGGGACACATTCGTCGTCCCCTCCTTTCGATCCGTCGTTCGGGGGTTCGATTTCGCCCGTTTCGAGGGGATCTACCGCCGCTCGAATGGAGTGTGGACGGCCTTTCTCGCCTGCTGGTTTGCCATCGAGCCGTGGCTCCAGGAGTCGGTGTCTGATCCCCGGGGTGATGGCGCGCTCGTGGCGATCCGATCGGCCCGGGACGCGGGAGCGTTGCGCACCTGGCTCCGGGCGGCAAGGGATACGGTCGCCGATGCCGTCCGTGCGGGGGAACTCTCGGGCGCAGACGCTCGAGAGCGATTGCTGGCGGGAGTTCGTCGTCGGGCGAGAGGACGGGAGGTGATCGCGGGTTGCAGATCGCATGAGTGA
- the nucS gene encoding endonuclease NucS, with protein MTDTGDQREGVPGDDEPDPVVDPSADAARQRVARAVDRGDMVTIFGRCRVEYDGRATSTLGPGDRLLVLKPDGTALVHTDEGHQPVNWQPPGSTHEVELANGNLRIESHRTGPEEHLEVTFESIRHVTTVDVTDPEELSLSGTEEDLRERVLADPGLIEPGFEALATERATPAGAIDIYGEDEAGRAVVVELKRRRVGPDAVGQLSRYVDALARDLHADREIRGILVAPSATDRARELLAQKGMEFVVLDPTSEKSDGRVR; from the coding sequence GTGACCGATACGGGAGACCAAAGGGAAGGTGTCCCTGGGGACGACGAGCCTGATCCGGTTGTCGATCCGTCCGCTGACGCCGCCCGCCAGCGCGTGGCGCGTGCCGTCGATCGAGGCGACATGGTGACCATTTTCGGTCGCTGTCGCGTCGAGTACGACGGCCGCGCGACCAGTACGCTCGGCCCCGGCGATCGGCTGCTCGTCCTCAAGCCCGACGGGACAGCCCTGGTTCACACCGACGAGGGCCACCAACCGGTCAACTGGCAGCCGCCGGGGTCGACCCACGAGGTCGAACTCGCGAACGGCAACCTGCGGATCGAGAGCCACCGGACCGGTCCCGAGGAACACCTCGAGGTTACTTTCGAGTCCATCCGCCACGTCACGACTGTCGACGTGACTGATCCCGAGGAACTGTCGCTGTCAGGCACCGAAGAGGATCTCCGGGAGCGCGTCCTCGCCGATCCCGGACTGATCGAACCGGGGTTCGAGGCGCTCGCGACTGAGCGAGCGACGCCGGCTGGTGCGATCGACATCTATGGCGAGGACGAGGCCGGCCGGGCAGTGGTCGTCGAACTCAAGCGTCGGCGGGTCGGGCCGGATGCCGTCGGGCAACTCAGCCGGTACGTGGACGCGTTAGCCAGGGACCTCCACGCCGACCGGGAGATCCGTGGCATCCTCGTTGCCCCGTCGGCGACGGATCGGGCGCGGGAACTCCTCGCCCAGAAGGGCATGGAGTTCGTGGTACTCGATCCGACATCCGAGAAGAGTGACGGCCGCGTTCGCTGA